One window of Staphylococcus chromogenes genomic DNA carries:
- a CDS encoding alpha/beta hydrolase, translating to MKKFKIWGILLIVSVCFIVGGFIFFEENGKSYEKAHAHYINSPTPTLFLHGTSGTLNSFHYLIQQAEDRGVTQDVLIAHVSSEGDVTFEGDLSKDADNPIVQIELEDNDNMDLNANAKWIKNVLTELQAQYHIKDFNFVGHSMGNTSFAQYMINYGKDKTLPHLKKQVSIAGTYNGVLGQNEDVNEITVDKNGKPSRMIPPYQGFRKLKDVYQGQNIEVLNIYGDLLDGTNSDRLVSESSAKSLKYLLGNSPKSYKELRYEGENAEHSALHDNQDVANDILPYLWGKQRNTHAQNAQSVGVYDSEVKASIT from the coding sequence GTGAAAAAATTTAAAATTTGGGGCATTTTATTAATTGTAAGTGTATGTTTCATCGTCGGTGGATTCATATTTTTTGAAGAAAATGGGAAAAGCTATGAAAAAGCACATGCCCATTACATCAATAGCCCGACACCTACGTTATTTTTACATGGCACAAGTGGTACACTCAATTCCTTTCATTACCTCATACAACAAGCTGAAGACCGCGGCGTCACACAAGATGTTCTTATCGCCCATGTTTCAAGCGAAGGCGACGTGACTTTTGAAGGGGACCTATCGAAGGATGCCGATAATCCTATCGTACAAATCGAACTCGAAGATAATGACAATATGGATTTAAATGCCAACGCCAAATGGATTAAAAATGTGTTAACCGAACTACAAGCCCAATATCACATTAAAGATTTTAACTTTGTTGGGCATTCAATGGGAAATACTTCATTCGCACAATATATGATAAATTACGGTAAAGATAAAACATTACCCCATTTAAAAAAACAAGTGAGCATTGCAGGAACATATAACGGCGTACTTGGTCAGAACGAAGACGTTAACGAAATCACCGTCGATAAAAACGGAAAACCGAGTCGCATGATTCCGCCTTACCAAGGGTTTCGAAAATTAAAAGACGTGTATCAAGGTCAAAACATTGAAGTCTTAAATATTTATGGCGATCTTTTAGACGGAACCAATTCTGATAGACTCGTCTCAGAAAGTTCCGCCAAATCATTAAAATATCTCCTCGGTAACAGCCCAAAAAGTTATAAAGAACTCAGATATGAAGGCGAAAACGCAGAACATAGCGCCCTTCACGATAACCAGGACGTCGCTAATGATATTCTTCCATATTTGTGGGGGAAACAACGAAACACCCATGCTCAAAATGCACAGAGCGTGGGTGTTTATGATTCTGAAGTTAAAGCCTCAATCACTTGA
- a CDS encoding NAD-dependent protein deacylase yields MTDQIEQLKDIINQSNKIVFFTGAGISVASGIPDFRSVGGLNDKIANQGYAPEYMLSADYLHEDPQGFIDFCYQYLLFADKAPNAVHQWIAQLEAEGRALGVITQNIDGLHSDAGSQHVAELHGTLNRFYCTECETQYTKSYVLEHQLHRCEQCGGVIRPDIVLYGEMLDQGTLIYAMQLINEADTLIVLGSSLVVQPAAGLVGNFNHGRLVIINRDATPYDQQSDLVIHEDMVQVIEALTSES; encoded by the coding sequence ATGACTGATCAAATTGAACAGTTGAAAGATATTATTAACCAATCTAACAAAATTGTCTTTTTTACAGGAGCAGGTATTTCTGTGGCGAGTGGTATTCCGGATTTTCGCTCAGTAGGTGGCTTAAATGACAAGATTGCCAATCAAGGGTATGCGCCTGAATACATGTTAAGTGCGGATTATTTACATGAGGATCCTCAAGGGTTTATCGACTTTTGTTATCAATATTTATTGTTTGCGGATAAAGCGCCGAATGCGGTGCACCAATGGATCGCGCAACTTGAGGCTGAAGGGCGTGCTTTAGGGGTAATTACTCAAAATATAGACGGGCTTCATTCGGATGCGGGGAGTCAACATGTGGCGGAGTTACATGGAACGTTAAATCGTTTTTATTGTACAGAATGCGAGACACAATATACTAAATCCTATGTTTTAGAACATCAGTTACATCGCTGTGAACAGTGTGGCGGCGTCATTCGACCTGATATCGTGTTATACGGTGAAATGTTAGACCAAGGCACGCTCATTTATGCGATGCAGTTAATTAATGAAGCTGATACGCTCATCGTGTTAGGGTCTTCACTTGTTGTCCAACCCGCTGCAGGACTTGTAGGCAATTTTAATCACGGTCGCTTAGTCATTATTAATCGAGATGCGACGCCTTACGACCAACAATCTGATTTGGTCATTCATGAAGATATGGTTCAAGTGATTGAGGCTTTAACTTCAGAATCATAA
- a CDS encoding AAA family ATPase yields MGEMLNKSWVPFYESFAKELLKFKDNRDGLIDLVKKVYQEINLKMPTLDKNNNVTDIDPFTIYGLFNKSSQKEENRIKIIKAFAKILNIDVTMPQSFDSVPRLNNVNALFYNFEGDRGENDIDELWSFFETVLQFIENKNDYTRENFKKYFDMVMKKKGIHNSKLTSALYWISPKNFVSIDNLNVNFILESEYIPDEIKGIFKKRSVKISGESYLYVVNQLQKYLQHTSDMHDFIDFSYKAWEYSKHKVESNVTEERGETIYSVDSKTTCQSYTKEDFLKEVFINETDYQRLVQLITIKKNVILQGPPGVGKTYAAKRLAFSMMGELDENRVKMIQFHQSYSYEDFIMGYRPTANGFELREGSFYKFCKQAEADSEHDYFFIIDEINRGNLSKIFGELFMLIENDKRGTQLELLYSDKLFSVPKNVYIIGMMNTADRSLAILDYALRRRFAFFEMTPSFEMEGFKRYQSEFSSSKFDALIECIRMLNKEITNDESLGAGFNIGHSYFCNLSHVNETILSNIIEYEIIPLLNEYWFDEPENVHFWSQKLRDTLHD; encoded by the coding sequence ATGGGTGAGATGTTAAATAAATCATGGGTACCGTTTTATGAGTCATTTGCAAAAGAATTATTAAAATTTAAAGATAACCGCGATGGTTTGATTGATTTGGTAAAAAAAGTTTATCAAGAAATAAATCTTAAAATGCCAACTTTAGATAAAAATAATAATGTGACAGATATTGACCCTTTCACAATTTATGGGTTATTCAATAAATCCTCTCAAAAAGAAGAGAATAGAATTAAAATAATCAAAGCGTTCGCAAAGATACTAAATATAGATGTCACAATGCCTCAATCATTCGATAGTGTCCCCCGCCTCAATAATGTGAACGCATTATTTTATAATTTTGAGGGTGATCGTGGTGAAAATGATATTGACGAACTGTGGTCATTTTTTGAGACAGTACTTCAATTTATTGAAAATAAGAATGACTATACTAGGGAGAATTTTAAAAAATATTTCGATATGGTGATGAAGAAAAAAGGGATTCACAACAGTAAGCTTACAAGTGCACTTTACTGGATATCGCCTAAAAACTTTGTGAGTATTGATAACCTAAATGTAAATTTCATTTTAGAATCAGAATATATTCCAGATGAAATTAAAGGAATATTTAAAAAAAGAAGTGTTAAAATCAGTGGTGAATCTTATTTGTATGTTGTGAACCAATTGCAAAAATATTTACAACATACCTCTGACATGCACGATTTTATAGATTTTAGTTACAAAGCATGGGAATATTCAAAACATAAGGTAGAGTCAAATGTAACGGAGGAACGAGGAGAAACTATTTATAGTGTTGACTCGAAAACTACTTGTCAATCATATACTAAAGAAGATTTTCTAAAAGAAGTATTTATAAATGAAACGGATTACCAGCGTTTGGTACAGCTTATTACAATAAAAAAGAATGTTATTTTACAAGGACCTCCAGGCGTCGGAAAGACATATGCTGCTAAACGTTTAGCCTTTTCAATGATGGGTGAATTGGATGAAAACCGTGTGAAAATGATTCAATTCCATCAAAGTTATTCATACGAGGATTTTATTATGGGTTATCGTCCAACGGCTAACGGGTTTGAATTAAGAGAAGGATCTTTTTACAAATTTTGTAAACAAGCTGAAGCAGACAGTGAGCATGATTATTTCTTTATTATTGACGAAATAAATCGTGGGAATTTAAGTAAAATTTTCGGTGAATTATTTATGTTAATCGAAAATGATAAACGTGGCACTCAACTCGAATTATTATACTCAGACAAACTTTTTTCTGTACCTAAAAATGTTTATATTATCGGTATGATGAATACAGCGGATAGAAGTTTAGCAATATTAGACTATGCACTACGACGTCGTTTTGCATTTTTTGAGATGACTCCTTCTTTTGAGATGGAAGGTTTCAAAAGATATCAATCTGAATTCTCTAGTTCGAAATTTGATGCATTAATTGAATGTATCCGTATGTTAAACAAAGAAATTACTAATGATGAATCTTTAGGCGCGGGATTTAATATTGGACATAGCTATTTTTGTAATTTAAGTCATGTAAATGAAACTATTTTATCAAATATTATTGAATATGAAATCATTCCTTTATTGAACGAATACTGGTTTGATGAACCGGAAAATGTTCATTTCTGGAGTCAAAAATTAAGGGATACGCTTCATGATTAA
- the mcrC gene encoding 5-methylcytosine-specific restriction endonuclease system specificity protein McrC, giving the protein MIKIKNFYYMLSYAFTVLNQKGYRQISKENFNHIGDLYASILIKGVSNQLKRGLHQEFKERNETISILRGKVNISDSIRSLSFLDKKLNCTYDALTENIYFNEILKTTLLVLVKLDITKERQKKIKKLLIHFNQVDCLNPQNINWNFRYSRSNQTYQMLMGICELIIKSSLHSFKDKQQKIMDFEDEQQMAKLYEKFILEYYKKTFPQIKVNSSHIPWYTDDGMTSMLPTMKSDIMLSYKDKYLIIDAKYYTKTIQNYYDTPKVHSANMYQIFTCVKNYQMSVANPSSQVTGMLLYAKTDEKILPNATFLLGGNAISVKTLDLNCEFEDIEKELKKHVFEYFDIE; this is encoded by the coding sequence ATGATTAAAATAAAAAACTTTTATTATATGTTATCTTATGCGTTTACTGTATTGAATCAAAAGGGGTATCGTCAAATATCAAAAGAGAACTTTAATCATATAGGAGACTTATATGCATCTATATTAATTAAGGGAGTTTCTAATCAATTAAAACGTGGATTACATCAAGAATTTAAAGAACGTAATGAAACGATTTCTATTCTCAGAGGTAAAGTTAATATCTCTGATTCAATTAGGAGTTTGAGCTTTTTAGATAAAAAGTTGAACTGTACTTACGATGCGTTAACCGAAAACATATATTTTAATGAAATTCTTAAAACAACATTATTAGTATTGGTAAAGCTAGACATTACTAAAGAAAGACAAAAAAAGATTAAAAAATTACTTATACATTTTAATCAAGTGGATTGTTTGAACCCCCAGAATATAAATTGGAACTTTCGTTATTCAAGGAGTAATCAAACATATCAAATGTTAATGGGTATTTGTGAATTAATTATAAAAAGTTCGTTACATTCCTTTAAAGATAAACAACAAAAAATTATGGATTTCGAAGATGAACAACAGATGGCGAAACTTTATGAAAAGTTTATATTGGAATATTATAAGAAAACATTTCCTCAAATTAAAGTGAACTCATCACATATTCCTTGGTATACAGATGATGGAATGACATCAATGCTACCTACGATGAAAAGTGACATTATGCTCTCATACAAGGATAAGTATTTAATCATAGATGCTAAATATTATACTAAAACGATACAAAATTATTACGACACTCCTAAAGTTCATTCGGCAAATATGTACCAAATATTTACGTGTGTTAAAAATTATCAAATGAGTGTAGCAAATCCATCCTCTCAAGTAACAGGTATGTTGTTATATGCAAAAACGGATGAAAAGATATTACCTAATGCTACTTTTCTCTTAGGAGGTAATGCAATAAGTGTGAAAACGCTCGATTTAAACTGTGAATTTGAAGATATAGAAAAGGAATTAAAGAAACACGTTTTTGAGTACTTTGATATAGAATAA
- a CDS encoding DUF805 domain-containing protein, producing the protein MNSSQSILSCYKLYWTRAFDVKGRATRKEFWHPFWINIILHAIVILLTTEVGGDILSLILVIPTFSVMARRLHDINHSMYLSIVLNGASVLYLIGTYALRPFNELDNPESTFLMTLFIIFFIVTFILLIMGVYSLVLMCLKGDLKPNRYGAGGTNALHESVSIPE; encoded by the coding sequence ATGAATTCATCACAATCGATTTTATCTTGCTACAAACTTTACTGGACACGTGCGTTTGATGTCAAAGGGCGCGCTACGCGTAAAGAGTTTTGGCATCCATTTTGGATTAACATTATCCTTCACGCAATCGTGATACTACTCACGACAGAAGTCGGGGGCGATATTCTTTCCTTGATTCTCGTTATTCCGACGTTTTCTGTGATGGCGCGTCGTTTGCACGATATTAATCATTCGATGTATTTATCTATCGTGCTTAACGGAGCGTCAGTCCTTTATTTAATTGGGACGTATGCGTTACGTCCGTTCAATGAACTAGATAATCCTGAGTCGACGTTCTTAATGACTTTATTTATTATTTTCTTTATCGTGACGTTTATTTTGCTGATTATGGGCGTTTATTCCCTCGTGTTGATGTGCCTCAAAGGTGATTTGAAGCCGAATCGCTATGGTGCAGGTGGGACAAATGCCTTGCATGAATCGGTAAGTATACCAGAATAA
- a CDS encoding DUF805 domain-containing protein, which yields MNQPQSILTCYQLFWTRLFDFKGRSTRKEFWHPLWMNAVIMVLLSFIISERASYIFSFLIFIPNLTVMTRRLHDVNRSMFLAIVFNLSSYITLVLFFLLLLVPTGVVTHPFGESLLVITVFTGGIALVFLLFYTLFAMIMKGNSEPNHYGDGGTAALTQTSKTIET from the coding sequence ATGAATCAACCCCAAAGTATTTTAACGTGTTATCAATTGTTTTGGACACGCCTTTTCGATTTTAAAGGCCGATCGACAAGAAAAGAATTTTGGCATCCGCTTTGGATGAATGCGGTCATCATGGTGTTATTATCTTTCATCATTTCTGAACGTGCGAGTTATATTTTCAGTTTTTTAATCTTTATTCCGAATTTAACGGTGATGACGAGACGTTTACATGATGTCAATCGTTCGATGTTTCTTGCGATTGTGTTTAACTTGAGCAGTTATATTACGCTCGTATTATTTTTCCTACTGCTATTAGTGCCTACAGGTGTCGTGACGCACCCATTCGGTGAAAGTCTGTTAGTGATTACCGTATTTACTGGGGGGATTGCGCTTGTCTTCTTATTATTTTATACGTTATTTGCGATGATCATGAAAGGCAACAGCGAACCAAACCATTATGGCGATGGAGGCACAGCCGCATTAACACAAACTTCAAAAACAATAGAGACCTAA
- a CDS encoding cryptochrome/photolyase family protein, whose amino-acid sequence MNLGVILNRVFRIQSNPLLQYVEDHLEAIQQLYVIVPIEEMFDASEVKQKDYQDVVRGFIAQLHAYGITPYIVNYEDLGALAEELALSHVLMASDTMSYHHANYDFPHVKRAFQKHKIQTIGVRANHYFNPKSTLNRQGEPYKVFTSFYKANRPHIHDRRVTRYDIESIRKVAATGENRTDFSFNNAQDMEAAARKHWGSFLQEDMTQYQTLTDDITIAYVSGMSRYLAYGLMDIHEVLRDVLEGIEMEPTPYEAYLRELMFREFYYVLMVAYPETATQSFIEKYRELPWSHHQASFEAWKQGETGYPIIDAAMKRLQRTGQMHNRLRMVVAQFLTKHLFIDWTWGEMYFKEQLVDYDNASNVHGWQWSASTGTDAVPYFRMFNPIRQSERFDAKGELIKSELPLFENVPVKYLHDPTKNRQVLQEHYNIVIGRDYPETIVDHKASRAYVMAVFKGEHDI is encoded by the coding sequence ATGAATTTAGGTGTGATTTTAAATCGTGTTTTTCGTATTCAGTCGAATCCATTGCTTCAATATGTTGAAGACCATTTGGAGGCGATTCAACAGCTTTATGTGATTGTGCCCATCGAGGAAATGTTTGATGCGTCTGAGGTTAAACAGAAAGATTATCAAGACGTCGTCAGGGGTTTTATAGCACAACTTCATGCTTACGGTATCACGCCGTATATCGTTAACTATGAAGACTTAGGAGCACTCGCAGAGGAATTGGCTTTAAGCCATGTGCTTATGGCGAGTGATACGATGAGTTATCACCATGCGAACTATGACTTTCCACATGTGAAGCGGGCCTTTCAAAAGCATAAGATCCAAACCATCGGTGTGCGGGCCAACCATTATTTCAATCCGAAAAGTACTTTGAATCGACAAGGCGAGCCATACAAAGTTTTTACAAGTTTTTATAAAGCAAACCGTCCGCATATTCATGACAGACGTGTGACGCGTTATGATATAGAAAGCATTCGAAAAGTTGCAGCGACGGGAGAGAATAGAACAGACTTTTCATTTAACAATGCACAAGATATGGAAGCAGCTGCACGCAAGCATTGGGGGTCCTTTTTACAAGAAGATATGACACAGTATCAAACCTTAACAGATGACATTACAATCGCTTATGTGAGTGGAATGAGTCGTTATTTGGCCTATGGTTTGATGGACATACATGAAGTGTTGCGTGATGTGCTAGAAGGGATTGAAATGGAACCCACACCGTATGAAGCGTATTTACGTGAGCTGATGTTTAGAGAATTTTATTATGTCTTGATGGTGGCCTATCCTGAAACAGCGACACAATCCTTTATAGAAAAATACCGTGAGTTACCTTGGTCGCATCATCAAGCATCATTTGAAGCGTGGAAGCAAGGAGAAACGGGGTACCCCATCATTGATGCCGCAATGAAACGACTGCAACGGACAGGCCAGATGCACAATCGGTTACGCATGGTGGTTGCACAATTTTTGACGAAGCATCTCTTTATCGACTGGACTTGGGGAGAAATGTATTTTAAAGAACAACTGGTAGATTACGATAATGCCTCTAACGTTCATGGTTGGCAATGGTCGGCCTCTACAGGAACGGATGCGGTCCCGTATTTTCGAATGTTCAATCCGATACGTCAAAGTGAACGGTTTGATGCAAAAGGGGAGCTCATTAAATCAGAGCTACCGTTATTTGAAAATGTACCCGTAAAATATCTTCATGATCCGACTAAAAACCGTCAAGTGCTTCAAGAGCATTACAATATTGTGATAGGACGAGACTATCCGGAAACGATTGTAGATCATAAGGCGAGTCGTGCGTATGTGATGGCCGTTTTTAAAGGAGAACACGACATTTAA
- a CDS encoding class I SAM-dependent methyltransferase, with product MNHWDEKYQTEDYFYGKEANAYLQSIFNRPTNQHEKVVLFAEGEGRNAVYLADLGYDVTTYDTSEKGIAKQQRLASEKGVEIEAHLGDITAEDAVPKDTYDYSINIFGHVPSEEKAMMFTNLVSSLVPHGHSYFEFYAKDQLQMGTGGPKDIDMLYDVSEIKAILATLPVYIHALDQHQVVRNEGSKHRGEGIVIQGHIEKI from the coding sequence ATGAACCATTGGGATGAAAAATATCAAACAGAGGATTATTTTTACGGCAAAGAAGCCAATGCCTATCTTCAATCCATTTTTAACCGACCGACAAACCAGCATGAAAAAGTCGTCTTATTTGCGGAAGGTGAAGGGCGTAATGCCGTTTATTTAGCTGATTTAGGCTATGACGTCACGACGTATGACACTTCAGAAAAAGGAATTGCTAAACAACAACGATTAGCCAGTGAGAAAGGCGTAGAGATTGAGGCGCATCTCGGAGACATTACCGCAGAGGATGCGGTTCCAAAAGATACGTATGATTACAGTATTAATATTTTTGGCCATGTCCCAAGCGAAGAGAAAGCGATGATGTTTACCAACCTTGTGTCCTCCCTCGTACCACATGGTCATAGTTATTTTGAATTTTACGCCAAAGATCAACTTCAAATGGGTACAGGTGGGCCAAAAGATATCGACATGTTGTATGACGTGAGTGAAATTAAAGCCATCCTTGCGACACTCCCTGTATATATCCATGCGTTAGACCAACATCAAGTCGTACGTAACGAAGGCTCAAAGCATCGAGGTGAGGGAATTGTGATTCAAGGGCATATTGAAAAAATATAA
- a CDS encoding NAD(P)/FAD-dependent oxidoreductase, with protein sequence MTKQHKIIIIGGGSAGIMVASRLLNQRQDLKGHITLIDPAEYHYYQPLWTLVGGGVAKLEATRKKMRKVIPKGANWIQEAVKAIQPDEQTVTLHNGDVLPYDGLVVCPGLQLNWDGVKGLKETMGQNGVCSNYSPEYVNETWRQIANFKRGTAIFTHPNTPIKCGGAPMKIMYLAEDYFRKQGIRNETEVMFETAKNVLFDVEKYSKELEKIVEKRGIHVDYQTHLVEVDGAKQLATFEEINTGKRKTVHFDLLHVTPPMGPLPFLKNSGLTDEAGWIDVNPSTLQHTQFKNVFALGDASNAPTSKTGAAIRKQAPVVASNLLQAMQGKMLTHHYDGYTSCPIVTGYDQLILAEFDYNHETKETMPFNQAKPRRSMYILKKDVLPRMYWYGMLKGRL encoded by the coding sequence GTGACAAAACAACATAAAATTATCATTATCGGTGGAGGTTCAGCCGGCATCATGGTAGCTTCAAGACTGCTTAATCAACGTCAAGATTTAAAAGGACACATTACCCTCATTGATCCAGCTGAATACCATTACTATCAGCCACTATGGACACTCGTGGGGGGAGGCGTGGCTAAATTAGAAGCGACACGTAAGAAAATGAGAAAAGTTATACCTAAAGGTGCAAATTGGATACAAGAAGCTGTAAAAGCGATTCAACCTGATGAACAAACCGTGACTTTACACAATGGTGACGTCTTGCCATATGATGGACTCGTTGTATGTCCTGGATTACAACTAAACTGGGATGGGGTAAAAGGATTGAAAGAAACAATGGGTCAAAATGGAGTATGTTCCAATTATTCGCCTGAATATGTAAACGAAACATGGCGCCAAATTGCTAACTTTAAGAGAGGGACAGCTATTTTTACCCACCCTAACACCCCGATTAAGTGCGGGGGCGCCCCAATGAAAATCATGTATTTGGCTGAAGATTATTTCAGAAAACAGGGCATACGAAATGAAACTGAAGTCATGTTTGAAACGGCAAAAAATGTTCTATTTGATGTAGAAAAATATTCAAAAGAATTGGAGAAAATTGTTGAAAAACGAGGAATACACGTCGATTATCAGACTCACTTAGTCGAAGTGGATGGTGCAAAGCAACTTGCAACGTTTGAGGAGATTAATACAGGTAAACGAAAAACAGTACATTTCGATTTGTTACATGTGACACCGCCGATGGGGCCTCTACCCTTTCTTAAAAACAGTGGATTAACGGATGAAGCGGGTTGGATTGATGTTAATCCATCGACATTACAACATACACAATTTAAAAATGTCTTTGCATTAGGAGATGCTTCAAATGCGCCAACGTCTAAAACAGGTGCAGCGATTAGAAAACAAGCCCCCGTAGTCGCGTCCAATTTACTTCAAGCGATGCAAGGGAAAATGTTAACACATCATTATGATGGTTATACGTCTTGTCCAATTGTGACGGGGTACGATCAACTTATTTTAGCAGAATTTGATTACAATCATGAAACGAAAGAAACGATGCCTTTTAACCAAGCCAAACCGCGACGTAGTATGTATATATTAAAAAAAGACGTATTGCCACGGATGTATTGGTATGGCATGTTGAAAGGACGTTTATAG
- a CDS encoding helix-turn-helix transcriptional regulator gives MRNRLKELRARDGYNQTQLAKKAGVSRQTISLIERNEFTPSIKTAVSIARVFDEAVEKVFIIEEEDL, from the coding sequence ATGCGGAATCGACTTAAAGAACTACGCGCACGAGACGGCTACAACCAAACGCAACTCGCCAAAAAAGCAGGTGTCTCCAGGCAAACGATTTCACTTATAGAGCGTAACGAATTTACACCTTCTATTAAAACGGCAGTTAGCATCGCGCGCGTTTTTGACGAAGCAGTCGAAAAAGTCTTTATCATTGAGGAGGAAGATTTATGA
- a CDS encoding DUF3169 family protein: MKIGRYFFQILIAILVGGIIGGLFNSGFLHGFFSKLNFAQSQSFLMISCICVSIIVIVLTIYQYFVQKDALFLKRKSESGHDDTLDELLAKADLQYNKSDILFYSQITVVMVYMIILLVGGFEIRHILYFFIPFYLIGVPSLMSGFFYRKYDSRYPKLGEKDYTKKVLDIKDEGERHITLLSMYKIYQFNLVGLFLCITVVFLFSLSQGNNQSFSLLILTLLFIYNAFGYLFKVRRHYK; this comes from the coding sequence ATGAAAATAGGTAGGTATTTTTTTCAAATATTGATAGCAATTCTTGTTGGTGGCATCATTGGTGGACTCTTTAATAGTGGATTTTTACATGGTTTCTTTTCAAAGTTGAATTTTGCGCAATCACAATCATTTTTAATGATTTCATGTATATGTGTATCGATAATCGTTATTGTTTTAACGATTTATCAATATTTTGTACAAAAAGATGCACTTTTCTTAAAAAGAAAAAGTGAGAGCGGACACGATGATACATTAGATGAGTTATTGGCTAAAGCAGACTTACAATATAATAAATCGGATATTCTATTCTATAGTCAAATCACAGTTGTAATGGTATATATGATTATTCTGCTTGTAGGGGGCTTTGAAATACGTCATATCTTATACTTTTTTATTCCATTTTATTTAATAGGCGTACCTTCATTGATGTCTGGATTTTTCTATCGGAAATATGATTCAAGATACCCAAAACTAGGGGAAAAAGATTACACTAAAAAAGTATTAGACATCAAAGATGAGGGTGAAAGACATATTACGTTGTTATCTATGTACAAAATTTACCAATTTAATCTAGTTGGTTTATTTCTATGTATTACTGTCGTATTTTTATTTTCACTCTCTCAAGGAAACAATCAATCGTTTAGTTTATTAATCTTGACCCTTCTCTTCATCTATAATGCATTTGGCTATTTGTTCAAAGTCCGTCGCCATTATAAGTGA
- a CDS encoding TetR/AcrR family transcriptional regulator — protein sequence MARKSKRIEIIEAASQIVFEHGVDALTLDAVSKAAGVSKGGLLYHFKSKEGLVEALVQYANDMYQSNVENALDATLSQGQYLNALIEATRQHRTEQAPITSGLLAAHGTNKDYLAPLKQSYAEWQSTIVNEGIDPVDATIMRLAIDGLWLSEIFEFSAIDETMREAVLNRLKDYTQQS from the coding sequence TTGGCGAGAAAGTCAAAAAGGATTGAAATTATTGAAGCGGCGTCTCAAATCGTGTTTGAACATGGGGTGGATGCCCTCACACTCGATGCGGTATCAAAAGCAGCAGGGGTCAGTAAGGGTGGCCTATTATATCATTTTAAATCGAAAGAAGGTTTGGTCGAAGCACTTGTGCAATATGCCAATGATATGTATCAAAGCAATGTCGAAAATGCTTTAGATGCAACGCTTTCGCAAGGTCAATATTTAAACGCGCTCATAGAAGCCACACGTCAACATCGTACTGAACAGGCGCCGATTACGTCAGGGTTATTGGCCGCCCATGGGACTAATAAAGACTATTTGGCCCCTTTAAAACAGTCCTATGCGGAGTGGCAGTCAACGATTGTCAATGAAGGGATTGATCCTGTGGATGCGACTATTATGCGTTTGGCCATCGATGGGCTGTGGTTGTCTGAGATTTTCGAATTCAGTGCGATTGATGAAACAATGCGTGAAGCAGTGCTCAATCGCTTAAAAGATTATACGCAACAATCTTAA